The Bradyrhizobium sp. WSM471 genome includes the window GCGCCCAACATAAATGCCGGCGTGGCCCTTGATCCGATCCATGCCGGGATCACGAAAATCCTGGAAGCGGCCGCGCTCGTTGATCTCGATCACGGGCACGCGGCCCCTGAACAGCCAGCGCATCATGGCATAGGTGCGGTAGTCCGTGGTTGCGATCCAGGTCGCGCCGGTCTCGTCCAATGCGGCCTGTGCGCGCGCGGCGACCTGCTCGTAACCGGACTCGGCACCGATCGGATCGATCTTGCCGAGCAAATTCCAGGGCGCGGCGACGTAGTAGAGGAACACGATGACGACAAAGGCGATGCCCGAGACCACCGCCGTGTTGGCCCAGAACAGCGCCGACCTGAGCATCCGCGCCGATCTTCCTTCGCGCGACAGCATGGTGAGGTTGACAGCGGCGGCGGCGAAACCGACCGGCCACATGAACATCGGCCAAGTGTCGCCGACGCGGAGGGTCAGGGATTTCAAGAGGAAATAGAGAAACGGCACCAGCACCGCGGTCGACAGCAAAATCGCGACCGGCTCGCGCGTGCGATAGCCGCGCCACGCCGTCAGCACCACCCCCGTCAGCACCACCGGCAGCATGACGAAGCCGACCAGTCCGAATTGCAGGCCGATGTAATCGCCGAAGGTGCGGAGCGAGATGCCGTAGCTGGTGGTGGCACGCACACCCTGGAAGCGGATCGCGGCCCAGTCGTGCTGCACGTTCCAGATCAGGACGGGCGAGAATACGGCAATTGCGATCAGGACCGCGAGATACGGATAGGGGCTGCGCAGCCAGCGCCAGCGCCAATCCGGCACCAGCAGAAAGGCGGCAACCGCCGGCGCGAACATGATCACGGTGAATTTCGACAGCATCGCCAGCCCGGCGAACAGGCCGGCCGCGAGCCACCAGCAGCCGTCGCCGCCCTGCGCAAGCC containing:
- a CDS encoding glycosyltransferase family 39 protein, with protein sequence MPPAGAARRPLVMAAVIIAAMTLLRIVYASAIELRTDEAYYWTWSRETALSFLDHPPGIAWLIRFGTAIFGDTTLGVRFGGIVAMLVTQLLLADIVRRLTHDMRAVVLAVLMPEAALYYGLLMAKVAPDVAMIPLAVAMMWCLVRLAQGGDGCWWLAAGLFAGLAMLSKFTVIMFAPAVAAFLLVPDWRWRWLRSPYPYLAVLIAIAVFSPVLIWNVQHDWAAIRFQGVRATTSYGISLRTFGDYIGLQFGLVGFVMLPVVLTGVVLTAWRGYRTREPVAILLSTAVLVPFLYFLLKSLTLRVGDTWPMFMWPVGFAAAAVNLTMLSREGRSARMLRSALFWANTAVVSGIAFVVIVFLYYVAAPWNLLGKIDPIGAESGYEQVAARAQAALDETGATWIATTDYRTYAMMRWLFRGRVPVIEINERGRFQDFRDPGMDRIKGHAGIYVGREPDNRSPLWENIPARREPLGQVERRWRGLVMDTYTLEKLTGWTPELSPPKDSPLFQWRVLAGEFERRTLA